A single region of the Hoeflea prorocentri genome encodes:
- the urtD gene encoding urea ABC transporter ATP-binding protein UrtD — translation MTKAASGSLLYLDGVSVAFDGFKAINNLSLVLEPGEMRAIIGPNGAGKTTMMDIVTGKTRPDSGDVIFDGEIDLTRHDETDIAELGIGRKFQKPTVFESHTVEDNLELALDRSRGVMATLFYSSAREDRDEIDRILDVTRLTARRHEYAANLSHGQKQWLEIGMLLAQNPKLLLVDEPVAGMTDAETEETARLLREIAENHSVVVVEHDMGFVRDLDVKVTVLAEGSVLAEGSLDHVSAHPKVIENYLGR, via the coding sequence ATGACAAAGGCCGCAAGCGGAAGCCTGCTCTATCTGGATGGTGTCAGCGTGGCGTTCGATGGCTTCAAGGCCATCAATAATCTCTCTCTGGTGCTCGAACCCGGTGAAATGCGGGCGATCATCGGACCCAACGGGGCAGGCAAGACAACGATGATGGATATCGTCACCGGAAAAACGCGCCCCGACAGCGGCGACGTGATCTTCGACGGCGAGATCGATCTGACCCGGCATGACGAAACCGACATCGCCGAGCTCGGCATCGGCCGCAAATTCCAGAAGCCGACCGTTTTTGAAAGCCATACGGTCGAGGACAATCTGGAACTGGCACTCGACCGCAGTCGCGGCGTCATGGCGACACTGTTTTACAGCAGCGCCCGGGAAGATCGTGACGAGATCGACCGCATTCTGGACGTCACCCGCCTGACTGCAAGGCGGCATGAATACGCCGCCAACCTGTCCCACGGCCAGAAACAATGGCTGGAGATCGGCATGCTGCTCGCTCAAAACCCGAAATTGCTTCTGGTCGATGAGCCCGTTGCCGGCATGACCGACGCCGAAACGGAAGAAACGGCACGCCTGTTGCGCGAGATCGCCGAAAACCACTCCGTCGTCGTCGTCGAACACGACATGGGATTTGTGCGCGATCTGGATGTGAAGGTGACCGTCCTTGCGGAAGGCTCCGTCCTCGCCGAAGGATCGCTCGACCATGTCAGCGCCCACCCCA
- the urtC gene encoding urea ABC transporter permease subunit UrtC yields the protein MITSFLFKALDRRAIWVIAALFGLAILVPICNLALPPDHPLHVPNYTISLMGKYLNYALLALALDLVWGYCGILSLGHGAFFALGGYAMGMYLMRQIGSRGVYGDPILPDFMVFLNWKELPWFWYGFDQFWFAAIMIVLVPGALAFAFGWFAFRSRVTGVYLSIITQAMTYALLLAFFRNEMGFGGNNGLTDFKDILGFDIQANTTRAGLFSASALALAAAFLICSGIVRSKFGKILVAVRDAESRSRFFGYRVENVKLFVFVVSAMMAGVAGALYVPQVGIINPGEFAPANSIEVVIWTAVGGRGTLVGPIIGAVIVNAGKSVFTAAFPEFWLFALGALFVVVTLFLPKGIVGAVSGLLKKRPGGRVKPTLAKTAGEAAE from the coding sequence ATGATCACATCATTTCTTTTCAAGGCCCTCGATCGCCGCGCCATCTGGGTGATCGCAGCCCTTTTCGGCCTGGCGATCCTGGTGCCGATCTGCAATCTCGCCCTGCCGCCGGACCACCCCCTGCACGTGCCGAACTACACAATCAGCCTGATGGGCAAGTATCTCAACTATGCGCTGCTTGCCTTGGCGCTTGATCTTGTCTGGGGTTACTGCGGCATTCTTTCGCTCGGCCATGGCGCTTTTTTTGCCCTCGGCGGCTATGCGATGGGCATGTATCTCATGCGCCAGATCGGCTCGCGCGGGGTCTATGGAGACCCGATCCTGCCGGACTTCATGGTCTTCCTTAACTGGAAGGAACTGCCCTGGTTCTGGTACGGCTTTGACCAGTTCTGGTTCGCCGCCATCATGATTGTCCTGGTGCCCGGCGCACTTGCTTTCGCCTTCGGCTGGTTTGCCTTCCGCAGCCGTGTCACCGGTGTCTATCTCTCGATCATCACCCAGGCGATGACCTATGCCCTGCTGCTTGCCTTCTTCCGAAACGAGATGGGTTTCGGCGGCAATAACGGCCTGACCGATTTCAAGGACATTCTCGGTTTCGACATTCAGGCCAACACCACAAGAGCAGGACTCTTTTCCGCCTCCGCCCTCGCCCTCGCCGCAGCCTTCCTGATCTGCTCGGGCATTGTGCGCTCCAAATTCGGCAAGATCCTTGTCGCCGTGCGCGATGCCGAGAGCCGTTCACGGTTCTTCGGATACCGGGTCGAAAACGTCAAACTCTTCGTCTTCGTGGTTTCGGCGATGATGGCCGGCGTGGCCGGGGCCCTTTACGTCCCGCAGGTCGGCATCATCAATCCCGGAGAGTTTGCGCCGGCGAACTCCATCGAAGTGGTGATCTGGACGGCGGTTGGCGGCAGGGGAACGCTGGTTGGCCCGATCATCGGCGCGGTCATCGTCAATGCAGGCAAATCGGTTTTTACCGCCGCCTTCCCCGAATTCTGGCTTTTTGCGCTCGGCGCGCTGTTTGTCGTCGTCACGTTGTTCCTGCCGAAGGGCATCGTCGGGGCCGTTTCCGGCCTGCTGAAGAAACGGCCGGGAGGGCGGGTGAAACCAACGCTCGCGAAAACCGCCGGGGAGGCAGCCGAATGA
- the urtB gene encoding urea ABC transporter permease subunit UrtB, with product MLKRFIAALFILPMLFSVAGADDGLLNLIDTLATGKLKDRAAQIEAISKTGDVRAVPVLQALRDGSLFYRKSDKKVFLAEKSGSDFVLSDPLTGVEVETLSKSAVRKIKVNNRLRRQLAGVIGSMTLESSDPQIRLAAAQTIFKRGDGSALEALNAALGRETDANVIKAMELARAAAILNTDADTFDKVRAVELVGTQGGRTALPMLRELAAGGDKSIADAAQAQIAEIERAEALWNTAQTIWYGISLGSVLLLAAIGLAVTFGVMGVINMAHGEMVMLGAYTTFVVQEAIRASAPDLFDYSLLFALPLAFLVAGACGLAIERGVIRFLYGRPLETLLATWGISLILQQAIRTIFGPTNREVGNPSWMSGAYELGGLTLTANRLWIVVFAMVVFAALFLVLKKTAFGLQMRAVTQNRKMAASMGIRTPWVDAFTFALGSGIAGIAGVALSQIANVSPNLGQSYIIDSFMVVVFGGVGNLWGTLVGAMTLGIANKFLEPFAGAVLAKILILVLIILFIQKRPRGLFALKGRAVEA from the coding sequence ATGCTGAAACGATTTATCGCTGCACTGTTCATCCTCCCAATGCTGTTTTCCGTCGCCGGTGCCGACGATGGGTTACTCAACCTCATCGACACACTGGCGACCGGAAAACTGAAGGACCGCGCTGCTCAGATCGAAGCAATCTCGAAAACCGGCGACGTGCGGGCCGTTCCTGTTCTCCAAGCTCTCAGGGACGGCTCGCTCTTCTATCGAAAGTCCGACAAGAAGGTTTTTCTTGCCGAAAAATCCGGATCGGACTTTGTTTTGAGCGACCCGCTGACAGGCGTCGAGGTGGAAACACTCTCAAAAAGCGCCGTGCGCAAGATCAAGGTCAACAACCGGCTGCGTCGACAGCTTGCCGGGGTGATCGGATCGATGACGCTTGAAAGCTCTGATCCGCAGATACGTCTTGCAGCGGCTCAAACCATATTCAAACGCGGCGACGGTTCGGCCCTTGAAGCGCTCAATGCAGCGCTCGGACGCGAAACCGATGCCAATGTCATAAAGGCCATGGAACTTGCGAGGGCCGCGGCCATTCTTAACACTGACGCTGACACGTTCGACAAGGTAAGAGCCGTGGAACTGGTCGGCACACAAGGCGGGCGCACTGCCCTTCCGATGCTGCGTGAACTGGCCGCCGGCGGCGACAAGAGCATCGCCGATGCGGCGCAGGCACAGATCGCCGAGATCGAGCGGGCCGAGGCTCTCTGGAACACGGCGCAAACCATCTGGTACGGCATTTCGCTCGGGTCGGTTCTCCTTCTCGCCGCCATCGGCCTGGCCGTAACCTTCGGTGTGATGGGCGTCATCAACATGGCCCATGGCGAGATGGTCATGCTCGGCGCCTACACAACCTTTGTGGTTCAGGAAGCCATCCGCGCCTCAGCGCCGGACCTCTTTGACTATTCGCTGCTTTTTGCCCTGCCTTTGGCATTTCTTGTCGCCGGGGCCTGCGGTCTCGCCATCGAACGCGGCGTGATCCGTTTTCTTTACGGCAGACCATTGGAAACCCTGCTGGCAACCTGGGGCATTTCGCTGATCCTGCAGCAGGCGATCCGCACCATATTCGGGCCCACCAACAGGGAGGTCGGCAATCCGTCATGGATGTCGGGGGCGTATGAGCTTGGCGGGCTGACACTCACGGCCAACAGGCTGTGGATCGTGGTATTTGCCATGGTCGTCTTCGCCGCCCTTTTTCTTGTGCTTAAGAAGACTGCCTTCGGCCTGCAGATGCGGGCCGTGACCCAGAACCGGAAGATGGCCGCCTCCATGGGCATTCGCACGCCCTGGGTCGATGCCTTCACCTTTGCCCTGGGGTCCGGCATCGCAGGCATTGCCGGCGTCGCCCTGTCACAGATCGCAAATGTCTCGCCAAATCTTGGCCAGAGCTACATCATCGACAGTTTCATGGTCGTCGTGTTCGGCGGCGTCGGCAATCTCTGGGGAACGTTGGTCGGTGCTATGACCCTCGGCATCGCCAACAAGTTCCTCGAGCCCTTTGCCGGCGCCGTCCTTGCGAAGATCCTCATCCTCGTCCTCATCATCCTGTTTATCCAGAAGCGGCCGCGCGGGCTCTTCGCGCTCAAGGGCCGGGCCGTCGAAGCATGA